Proteins from a genomic interval of Diceros bicornis minor isolate mBicDic1 chromosome 34, mDicBic1.mat.cur, whole genome shotgun sequence:
- the LOC131397564 gene encoding vomeronasal type-1 receptor 1-like: MGSANLEMGMIFLTQTGVGILGNSFLFCFTLLAEHKLRLTDLIINQLVLANNFVLFSKGILQTVAAFGLKFFLHDAGCKFVFYLHRVGREVSLSTTSLLSSFQAIKLNSSFSRWMEPRIRSPKCIGFCCFLCWILHLLANTYIPMRVTGQVRRKNISLKRFGYCSLTIQDSSIVSVFTVTYVFVDMIFLGLMVWASGSMVLVLHRHKQQVHHIHSHSLSPRPSHEARATHAILVLVSAFVSFYSVSSILTLCFTLIVNPSQWLVDTSVLMAACFPAFSPFVLISSDTRVSRFSLTCWTKKTFFSNLVKQLQVF; this comes from the coding sequence ATGGGCTCTGCCAACTTGGAAAtggggatgatcttcctcactcaGACAGGAGTCGGAATCCTGGGAAACTCCTTCCTCTTTTGCTTCACTTTGCTCGCTGAACACAAGTTGAGACTCACAGACCTGATTATCAACCAGCTGGTCTTAGCtaacaactttgttcttttctctaaaGGGATCCTTCAGACAGTGGCGGCTTTTGGGTTGAAATTTTTTCTCCATGATGCTGGGTGTAAATTTGTCTTCTATTTACACAGAGTGGGCAGGGAGGTTTCCCTCAGCACAACCTCCCTCCTCAGTAGTTTCCAAGCCATTAAGCTTAACTCCAGTTTCTCTAGGTGGATGGAGCCCAGAATTCGATCCCCAAAGTGCATTGGcttctgctgttttctctgcTGGATTCTGCATCTCTTAGCAAATACCTACATTCCTATGAGAGTGACTGGACAAGTGAGGAGGAAAAACATAAGTTTGAAAAGATTTGGATACTGCTCTCTGACCATACAGGACAGTTCAATTGTTTCAGTATTTACAGTCACATATGTTTTCGTTGATATGATATTTTTGGGTCTCATGGTCTGGGCAAGTGGCTCCATGGTCCTTGTCCTGCACAGGCACAAGCAGCAAGTCCACCACATTCACAGCCACAGCCTTTCCCCCAGACCCTCCCACGAGGCCAGAGCCACACACGCCATCCTGGTCCTGGTGAGCGCCTTTGTCTCCTTTTACTCAGTCTCCTCCATTTTGACTCTTTGTTTTACTTTAATTGTGAATCCAAGTCAGTGGCTGGTGGACACCTCTGTGCTCATGGCTGCATGTTTCCCAGCCTTCAGCCCCTTCGTGCTCATCAGCAGCGATACTCGTGTCTCTCGGTTTAGCCTCACCTGCTggacaaagaaaacatttttttctaatctaGTTAAACAACTTCAAGTCTTCTGA